The Dasypus novemcinctus isolate mDasNov1 chromosome 12, mDasNov1.1.hap2, whole genome shotgun sequence genome includes a window with the following:
- the DCTN2 gene encoding dynactin subunit 2, with protein sequence MADPKYADLPGIARNEPDVYETSDLPEDDQAEFDAEELTSTSVEHIIVNPNAAYDKFKDKRVGTKGLDFSDRIGKTKRTGYESGDYEMLGEGLGVKETPQQKYQRLLHEVQELTTEVEKIKMTVKESATEEKLTPVVLAKQLAALKQQLVASHLEKLLGPDAAINLTDPDGALAKRLLLQLEATKNSKGASPGGKTTCGAPPDSSLVTYELHSRPEQDKFSQAAKVAELEKRLTELEATVRCDQDVQNPLSAGLQGACLMETVELLQAKVSTLDLAVLDQVEARLQSVLGKVNEIAKHKASVEDADTQNKVHQLYETIQRWSPIASTLPELVQRLVTIKQLHEQAMQFGQLLTHLDTTQQMIASSLKDNATLLTQVQTTMRENLATVEGNFASIDERMKKLGK encoded by the exons ATGGCGGACCCTAAATACGCCGACCTCCCCGGCATT GCCAGGAATGAGCCCGATGTTTATGAAACCAGCGACCTACCTGAGGATGATCAAGCAGAGTTTGATGCG GAGGAGCTGACAAGCACAAGTGTGGAGCACATCATTGTCAATCCCAATGCTGCCTATGACAAGTTCAAGGACAAGAGAGTGGGGACAAAGGGACTTG ATTTCTCAGATCGTATTGGAAAAACCAAGAGGACAGGATATGAATCTGGAGACTATGAGATG CTTGGAGAGGGTCTGGGAGTAAAAGAGACACCCCAGCAAAAGTACCAGCGGCTACTGCATGAGGTCCAAGAGTTAACAACTGAAGTTGAGAAAATCAAG ATGACAGTGAAGGAGTCAGCCACTGAGGAGAAGCTGACTCCTGTGGTGCTGGCTAAACAGCTTGCAGCCCTTAAGCAGCAGCTGGTTGCTTCCCACCTGGAAAAACTGCTGGGACCAGATGCTGCAATCAACCTCACTGACCCTGATGGAGCTCTGGCTAA GCGCCTATTGCTACAGCTGGAAGCAACAAAGAACAGCAAAGGGGCCAGTCCAGGGGGGAAGACGACCTGTGGGGCTCCCCCAGATAGCAGCCTTGTCACTTACGAATTACATTCTCGACCTGAGCAAGACAAGTTCTCTCAAGCTGCCAAA GTTGCAGAACTTGAGAAGCGCCTGACAGAGCTGGAGGCAACTGTACGCTGTGATCAGGATGTCCAG AATCCTCTTTCTGCAGGTCTCCAAGGAGCCTGTCTTATG gagACTGTAGAGCTGTTGCAGGCAAAGGTGAGCACCCTGGACCTTGCAGTTTTGGACCAAGTGGAAGCTCGGCTACAG AGTGTCCTGGGAAAGGTGAATGAGATCGCCAAGCATAAAGCCTCTGTAGAAGATGCAGATACACAAAACAAG GTGCACCAGCTATATGAAACTATACAGCGCTGGAGCCCCATTGCCTCTACCCTTCCTGAGCTGGTGCAGAGACTCGTCACCATTAAGCAGCTGCATGAACAAG CCATGCAGTTTGGTCAGCTGCTGACACACTTGGATACCACCCAGCAGATGATTGCTAGTTCCCTCAAGGACAATGCCACCCTCCTGACCCAG